A window from Pseudomonas campi encodes these proteins:
- the tusA gene encoding sulfurtransferase TusA, translated as MSQHSAVIPDAILDASGLNCPEPVMMLHNKVRDLAPGGLLKVIATDPSTRRDIPKFCMFLDHQLVEQSEEGGVYLYWIRKKAE; from the coding sequence ATGTCCCAACACTCTGCCGTCATCCCCGACGCCATCCTCGACGCCAGCGGGCTCAACTGCCCGGAGCCGGTGATGATGCTGCACAACAAGGTGCGTGACCTGGCGCCCGGTGGCCTGCTCAAGGTGATCGCCACCGATCCCTCGACCCGCCGCGATATCCCCAAGTTCTGCATGTTCCTCGATCACCAGTTGGTCGAGCAGAGCGAAGAAGGCGGCGTCTATCTCTATTGGATTCGCAAGAAAGCCGAGTAA
- the acnA gene encoding aconitate hydratase AcnA encodes MASLDSLNCQRSLDIDGTIYHYYSLPEAARSLGDISRLPLSLKVLLENLLRCEDNATVSVFDIKAMVDWQQERRSDHEIQFRPARVLMQDFTGVPAVVDLAAMRAAMAAAGGDPQKINPLSPVDLVIDHSVMVDQYASPGAFGQNVDLEMQRNGERYAFLRWGQDAFANFRVVPPGTGICHQVNLEYLARTVWTKEENGQTLAFPDTLVGTDSHTTMINGLGVLGWGVGGIEAEAAMLGQPVSMLIPEVIGFKLSGKLKEGITATDLVLSVTQMLRKHGVVGKFVEFYGDGLAELPLADRATIANMAPEYGATCGFFPVDAITLDYLRLSGRPEATIKLVEAYSKAQSLWREPGHEPLFSASLELDMGSVEACLAGPKRPQDRVPLPLVSQAFDDLLALQLKPAAGAPGNSLVKHDSQIYKLQDGAVVIAAITSCTNTSNPSVMMAAGLLAKKAVEKGLQRKPWVKSSLAPGSKVVTEYFAAAGLTRYLDELGFALVGYGCTTCIGNSGPLLEPIETAIQQADLTVAAVLSGNRNFEGRVHPLVKANWLASPPLVVAYALAGTVRIDLSSQPLGTGRDGAPVYLRDIWPSQAEIAAAVAQVSSTMFRQQYAAVFSGDAQWQAIAVPQAATYVWQADSTYIQHPPFFADIAGDPPHVGDIHGARILALLGDSVTTDHISPAGNIKKNSPAGRYLGEHGVAQADFNSYGSRRGNHEVMMRGTFANIRIRNEMLGGEEGGNTLYMPSGDKLAIYDAAMRYQDEGVPLVIFAGQEYGTGSSRDWAAKGTNLLGVKAVIAESFERIHRSNLVGMGVLPLQLRAGQTRKTLQLNGTEKVTIGGLDGVSLRPHMSLALDITRADGSHEEVEVLCRIDTQNEVEYFKAGGILHHVLRQMLKS; translated from the coding sequence ATGGCTTCCCTTGATAGCCTCAATTGCCAGCGCAGCCTGGATATCGACGGCACGATTTACCACTACTACAGCCTGCCGGAGGCAGCCAGGAGCCTCGGCGATATCAGCCGCCTGCCGCTGTCGCTCAAGGTGCTGCTGGAAAACCTGCTGCGCTGTGAAGACAACGCCACGGTCAGCGTTTTCGATATCAAGGCCATGGTCGACTGGCAGCAGGAGCGGCGCAGCGACCACGAGATCCAGTTCCGCCCGGCGCGTGTGCTGATGCAGGACTTCACCGGCGTGCCGGCGGTGGTCGACCTGGCCGCCATGCGTGCCGCCATGGCCGCAGCCGGCGGTGACCCGCAGAAGATCAATCCGCTGTCGCCGGTGGACCTGGTGATCGACCACTCGGTGATGGTCGACCAGTACGCCTCGCCCGGCGCCTTCGGCCAGAACGTCGACCTCGAGATGCAGCGCAACGGCGAGCGCTACGCCTTCCTGCGCTGGGGACAGGACGCCTTTGCCAACTTCCGCGTGGTGCCGCCAGGCACCGGCATCTGCCACCAGGTCAACCTGGAATACCTGGCACGCACCGTGTGGACCAAGGAAGAGAACGGCCAGACCTTGGCCTTCCCCGACACCCTGGTCGGCACCGACTCGCACACCACCATGATCAACGGCCTCGGCGTGCTCGGCTGGGGCGTCGGCGGCATCGAAGCGGAAGCGGCGATGCTCGGCCAGCCGGTGTCGATGCTGATTCCCGAGGTGATCGGCTTCAAGCTCAGCGGCAAGCTGAAGGAAGGCATCACCGCCACCGACCTGGTGCTGAGCGTGACGCAGATGCTGCGCAAGCACGGCGTAGTGGGCAAATTCGTCGAGTTCTATGGCGACGGCCTGGCCGAACTTCCCCTGGCCGACCGCGCTACCATCGCCAACATGGCCCCGGAATACGGCGCCACCTGTGGTTTCTTCCCGGTGGACGCGATCACCCTCGACTACCTGCGCCTGTCCGGGCGCCCGGAGGCCACCATCAAGCTGGTCGAGGCCTACAGCAAGGCCCAGAGCCTGTGGCGCGAGCCTGGCCATGAGCCGCTGTTCAGCGCCAGCCTGGAGCTGGACATGGGCAGCGTCGAGGCTTGCCTGGCCGGGCCCAAACGCCCGCAGGATCGCGTACCACTGCCGCTGGTAAGCCAGGCCTTCGACGACTTACTGGCGCTGCAACTCAAACCCGCTGCGGGCGCGCCCGGCAATAGCCTGGTCAAGCATGACAGCCAGATCTACAAGCTGCAGGACGGCGCCGTGGTAATCGCCGCTATCACCTCCTGCACCAACACCTCCAACCCCAGCGTGATGATGGCCGCCGGCCTGCTGGCGAAGAAAGCGGTAGAGAAAGGACTACAGCGCAAGCCCTGGGTGAAGAGTTCGCTGGCCCCCGGCTCCAAGGTGGTCACCGAATACTTCGCCGCCGCCGGACTGACTCGCTACCTGGACGAACTGGGCTTTGCCCTGGTCGGCTACGGCTGCACCACCTGCATCGGCAATTCCGGGCCGCTGCTCGAACCGATCGAGACCGCCATCCAGCAGGCCGACCTGACCGTGGCCGCGGTGCTGTCTGGCAACCGCAACTTCGAAGGCCGCGTGCACCCGCTGGTCAAGGCCAACTGGCTGGCCTCACCGCCGCTGGTGGTGGCCTACGCCCTGGCCGGCACAGTGCGAATCGACCTCAGCAGCCAGCCACTGGGCACCGGCCGGGACGGGGCGCCGGTGTACCTGCGTGATATCTGGCCGAGCCAGGCAGAGATCGCCGCGGCCGTGGCCCAGGTCAGCAGCACCATGTTCCGCCAGCAATACGCTGCGGTGTTCAGCGGCGATGCGCAGTGGCAGGCGATCGCCGTGCCGCAGGCCGCCACCTATGTGTGGCAGGCGGACTCCACCTATATCCAGCACCCGCCGTTCTTCGCCGATATTGCCGGCGATCCGCCGCATGTCGGTGATATCCACGGCGCACGCATCCTCGCCCTGCTGGGTGACTCGGTGACCACCGACCACATCTCCCCCGCCGGCAATATCAAGAAGAACAGCCCGGCCGGGCGCTACCTTGGCGAGCACGGCGTGGCCCAGGCCGACTTCAACTCCTACGGCTCCCGGCGCGGCAACCACGAGGTGATGATGCGCGGCACCTTCGCCAATATCCGCATCCGCAACGAGATGCTCGGCGGTGAGGAAGGCGGCAATACCCTGTACATGCCCAGTGGCGACAAGCTGGCTATCTACGACGCAGCCATGCGTTATCAGGACGAAGGCGTGCCGCTGGTGATCTTCGCTGGCCAGGAATACGGCACCGGCTCCAGCCGCGACTGGGCGGCCAAGGGCACCAACCTGCTGGGCGTGAAAGCAGTGATCGCCGAGAGCTTCGAGCGTATCCACCGCTCCAACCTGGTGGGCATGGGCGTGCTGCCGCTGCAGTTGCGTGCTGGGCAAACGCGCAAGACGCTGCAATTGAATGGCACGGAGAAAGTCACCATCGGTGGTCTGGATGGCGTCAGCCTGCGCCCGCATATGAGCCTGGCCCTGGACATCACCCGCGCCGACGGCAGCCATGAGGAAGTCGAAGTGCTGTGCCGCATCGACACGCAGAACGAGGTGGAATACTTCAAGGCCGGCGGCATCCTGCATCACGTGCTGCGGCAGATGCTGAAGAGCTGA
- the rlmM gene encoding 23S rRNA (cytidine(2498)-2'-O)-methyltransferase RlmM — MNTLLMHCRPGFEGEVCSEISDHAARLGVSGYAKGKASSAHAEFVCSEADGTERLMQGLRFNKLIFPRQWARGSYVELPETDRISVLLSSLATYPVCGSLWLEVFDTNDGKELSNFCKKFEAPLRKALTAAGKLVDDPSKPRLLLTFKSGREVFLGLAEANNQAPWPMGIPRLKFPREAPSRSTLKLEEAWHYFIPREQWDARLSDEMTGVDLGAAPGGWTYQLVKRGMLVTAIDNGPMAESLMDTGLVQHLMVDGFTWKPKQPVDWMVCDIVEKPARNAALLETWIGEGLCREAVVNLKLPMKQRYAEVCRLLQRLEDAFAARKIKVSIACKQLYHDREEVTCHLRRLS; from the coding sequence ATGAATACCCTGCTAATGCACTGCCGCCCGGGCTTCGAAGGTGAAGTCTGTTCCGAGATCAGCGACCACGCCGCGCGCCTGGGGGTGTCCGGCTATGCCAAGGGCAAGGCGAGCAGCGCCCACGCCGAGTTCGTCTGCAGCGAGGCCGATGGTACTGAGAGGCTGATGCAGGGCCTGCGGTTCAATAAATTGATCTTCCCGCGGCAATGGGCCCGTGGCAGTTACGTGGAGTTGCCGGAAACTGACCGCATCAGCGTATTGCTGAGCAGCCTGGCCACTTACCCGGTGTGCGGCAGCCTGTGGCTGGAGGTGTTCGACACCAACGACGGCAAGGAGCTGTCGAACTTCTGCAAGAAATTCGAGGCGCCGCTGCGCAAGGCGCTGACGGCGGCGGGCAAGCTGGTCGACGACCCGAGCAAGCCGCGCCTGCTGCTGACCTTCAAGAGCGGCCGCGAGGTGTTCCTCGGTCTCGCCGAGGCCAACAATCAGGCGCCCTGGCCAATGGGCATCCCGCGCCTGAAGTTCCCACGTGAGGCGCCGAGCCGTTCGACCCTCAAGCTGGAAGAGGCCTGGCACTACTTCATCCCGCGCGAGCAGTGGGACGCGCGCCTGTCGGATGAGATGACCGGCGTCGACCTCGGTGCCGCACCGGGCGGCTGGACTTACCAACTGGTCAAGCGCGGCATGCTGGTCACCGCCATCGACAACGGGCCGATGGCCGAGAGCCTGATGGATACTGGCCTGGTTCAGCACCTGATGGTCGATGGTTTCACCTGGAAGCCCAAGCAGCCGGTGGACTGGATGGTCTGCGACATCGTCGAGAAGCCGGCGCGCAACGCCGCGCTGCTGGAAACCTGGATCGGGGAAGGGCTGTGCCGCGAGGCGGTGGTCAACCTCAAACTGCCGATGAAGCAGCGCTATGCCGAGGTCTGCCGCCTGCTGCAGCGCCTGGAAGATGCCTTCGCCGCGCGCAAGATCAAGGTCTCGATCGCCTGCAAGCAGCTCTACCACGACCGCGAGGAAGTGACCTGCCATCTGCGTCGGCTGTCCTGA
- the pdxB gene encoding 4-phosphoerythronate dehydrogenase PdxB — translation MRIVADENIPLLDEFFAGFGAINRHPGRAIDRAALGDAEVLLVRSVTRVDRALLEGSAVRFVGTCTIGTDHLDLDYFKEAGIAWSSAPGCNARGVVDYVLGALLALAEQTGKPLAERCYGVIGAGQVGGRLVKVLRGLGWDVRVCDPPRQAAEGGDFVELQSILRDCDVLSLHTPLDATTRHLIGTSELQQLRPGSWLINASRGAVVDNQALLGHLRAGADLQVALDVWEGEPQADPELAALCQIATPHIAGYSLDGKLRGTAQIYQAYCAANGLAEQVQLSDLLPPAWLGELSLHAKATPEWALATLCRAVYDPRRDDADFRRSLVGSAEQRKAAFDALRKHYPYRREIDGLRVRLQDESTVLRQLVAALGAQVV, via the coding sequence ATGCGTATCGTAGCCGACGAAAATATCCCCCTGCTCGACGAGTTCTTTGCCGGTTTTGGCGCAATCAACCGCCATCCGGGGCGCGCGATCGACCGTGCCGCCCTGGGCGATGCCGAAGTCCTGCTGGTGCGTTCGGTAACCCGCGTCGACCGCGCCTTGCTGGAGGGCAGCGCGGTGCGCTTCGTCGGTACCTGCACCATCGGCACCGACCACCTCGACCTCGATTATTTCAAGGAAGCCGGCATCGCCTGGTCCAGTGCCCCCGGCTGCAATGCCCGTGGCGTGGTGGATTACGTGCTGGGCGCGCTGCTGGCCCTGGCTGAGCAGACAGGCAAGCCGCTGGCCGAGCGCTGCTATGGCGTGATCGGCGCCGGCCAGGTGGGTGGGCGCCTGGTCAAGGTGCTGCGCGGGCTGGGCTGGGATGTGCGGGTCTGCGACCCACCGCGGCAGGCTGCCGAAGGGGGCGACTTTGTTGAGCTGCAAAGCATCCTGCGCGACTGCGATGTGCTCAGCCTGCATACCCCGCTGGATGCCACGACCCGTCATCTGATCGGCACCAGCGAGCTGCAACAGCTGCGTCCCGGCAGCTGGCTGATCAACGCCAGCCGGGGCGCGGTGGTGGATAACCAGGCGCTGCTCGGCCATCTGCGCGCGGGGGCGGATCTGCAGGTGGCGCTGGATGTCTGGGAGGGTGAGCCGCAGGCCGACCCCGAGCTGGCCGCGCTGTGCCAGATCGCCACGCCGCATATCGCCGGCTACAGCCTGGACGGCAAGCTGCGCGGCACCGCGCAGATCTACCAAGCCTATTGCGCCGCCAACGGCCTGGCCGAGCAGGTGCAGCTGAGCGATCTGCTGCCGCCGGCCTGGCTCGGCGAACTCAGCCTGCATGCCAAGGCTACGCCTGAATGGGCGCTGGCCACCCTGTGCCGTGCGGTCTACGACCCGCGCCGCGACGATGCCGATTTCCGCCGCTCGCTGGTGGGTAGCGCCGAGCAGCGCAAGGCGGCCTTCGATGCTTTGCGCAAACACTATCCCTATCGCCGCGAGATCGACGGACTGCGGGTTCGCTTGCAGGATGAATCGACGGTCTTGCGTCAACTGGTAGCCGCGCTGGGTGCCCAGGTGGTGTGA
- a CDS encoding mannose-1-phosphate guanylyltransferase/mannose-6-phosphate isomerase has product MIPVILSGGSGSRLWPLSRKLYPKQFLALTGEQSLFQQTLQRLAFEGMQKPIVVCNLDHRFIVNEQLAKIGSHAQSMLLEPFGRNTAPAVAMAALQLLAEGRDELMLILPADHVINDELNLRKALELARAAAEEGEMVLFGVPADKPETGFGYIKAGRSEEGDGLVPGAYRVTQFVEKPDALRASEFVRSGGYYWNSGMFLFRASRFLDELRNHEPDIYDTCVLTLERSKATVGMLTIDAGTFECCPDNSIDYAVMEKTARACVVPLAAGWSDVGSWSSLWDVHEKDSDGNVLKGDVVTHSSQNSFVHGTSKLVTLIGMSDVVVVETKDAVMVAHKDAVQDVKKMVNLLDAQGRKETQSHCAVYRPWGSYDSVDNGSRHQVKHITVKPGAQLSLQMHHHRAEHWIVVSGTAQVTCDDKVFLLTENQSTYIPIASVHRLSNPGKIPLEIIEVQSGSYLGEDDIERLEDVYGRTPKATVTS; this is encoded by the coding sequence ATGATCCCGGTCATCCTTTCCGGCGGTAGCGGTTCGCGGCTTTGGCCCCTGTCGCGCAAGCTGTATCCCAAGCAATTCCTTGCCCTTACCGGCGAGCAGTCGCTGTTCCAGCAGACCCTGCAGCGCCTGGCTTTCGAAGGTATGCAGAAGCCCATCGTGGTGTGCAACCTGGATCACCGCTTCATCGTCAACGAACAGCTGGCCAAAATCGGCAGCCATGCCCAGTCGATGCTGCTTGAACCCTTCGGTCGCAACACGGCACCGGCAGTGGCCATGGCCGCCTTGCAACTGCTGGCCGAGGGGCGCGACGAGCTGATGCTGATCTTGCCTGCCGACCATGTGATCAACGACGAGCTGAACCTGCGCAAGGCCCTGGAGCTGGCGCGCGCGGCGGCGGAAGAGGGGGAGATGGTGCTGTTCGGCGTGCCGGCGGACAAACCCGAGACCGGCTTCGGCTACATCAAGGCCGGCCGCAGCGAGGAAGGTGATGGCCTGGTTCCCGGCGCCTACCGGGTGACTCAGTTCGTCGAGAAACCGGATGCATTGCGCGCCAGCGAGTTTGTGCGCAGCGGAGGCTATTACTGGAACAGCGGCATGTTCCTGTTTCGCGCCAGTCGATTCTTGGATGAACTGCGCAACCATGAACCGGATATCTACGATACCTGCGTGCTGACCCTGGAGCGCAGCAAGGCTACGGTTGGCATGCTGACCATCGATGCCGGCACCTTTGAGTGCTGCCCGGACAACTCCATCGACTATGCGGTGATGGAGAAAACCGCGCGGGCCTGTGTCGTGCCGCTGGCGGCGGGCTGGAGCGATGTCGGCTCCTGGTCGTCGTTGTGGGATGTGCATGAGAAGGACAGCGACGGCAATGTGCTCAAGGGCGATGTGGTAACCCACAGCAGCCAGAATAGCTTCGTGCATGGCACGTCCAAACTGGTGACCCTGATCGGCATGAGTGACGTGGTGGTGGTCGAGACCAAGGATGCGGTGATGGTCGCGCACAAGGATGCCGTGCAGGACGTCAAGAAGATGGTCAATCTGCTCGACGCCCAGGGCCGCAAGGAAACCCAGAGTCACTGCGCCGTCTACCGCCCCTGGGGCAGTTACGACTCGGTGGACAACGGCTCGCGCCACCAGGTCAAGCACATCACGGTCAAACCCGGTGCGCAGTTGTCGCTGCAGATGCATCACCACCGCGCCGAGCACTGGATCGTGGTGTCTGGCACGGCGCAGGTGACCTGTGACGACAAGGTGTTCCTGCTCACCGAGAACCAGTCGACCTACATCCCCATCGCCTCGGTGCACCGCCTGAGCAACCCCGGCAAGATCCCCCTGGAGATCATCGAGGTGCAGTCCGGCAGCTACCTGGGCGAGGACGACATCGAACGCCTGGAAGACGTCTACGGGCGCACGCCGAAGGCTACGGTGACCAGCTGA
- a CDS encoding nucleotide sugar dehydrogenase: protein MRISIFGLGYVGAVCAGCLSARGHQIVGVDISALKIDLINSGKSPIVEPGLEALLQKGVASGNLRGTLNVREAVMATDISFLAPPTPSKRNGDLDVSYIEEVCQQIGKVLPEKATRHTVVVRSTVLPGTLRGVVIPTLEKYSGLKAGKDFGVAVNPEFLRESTAIKDYDFPAMTVIGELDSTSGDLLEAIYSELDAPIIRKSIEVAEMIKYTCNVWHAAKVTFANEIGNIAMAVGVDGREVMDVICQDHKLNLSKYYMKPGFAFGGSCLPKDVRALAYRANQLDVDSPLLNSLMRSNSGQVQKAFNIIAGFDKRKVALLGLSFKAGTDDLRESPLVELAEMLIGKGFDLQIYDRNVEYARVHGANREYIESKIPHVSSLLRTDLEQVVADADVIVLGNGDELFAAVVEKLAPEKKMLDLVGFMRHTSTEQLVGIGW, encoded by the coding sequence ATGCGCATTAGCATCTTTGGCTTGGGGTACGTCGGCGCGGTATGTGCCGGTTGTCTGTCGGCGCGTGGCCACCAGATTGTCGGGGTGGATATCTCGGCGTTGAAAATAGACCTGATCAACAGCGGCAAGTCACCCATAGTCGAGCCGGGCCTGGAAGCTCTGCTGCAAAAGGGGGTGGCCAGCGGCAACTTGCGCGGCACGCTCAACGTGCGCGAGGCGGTGATGGCCACGGATATTTCCTTCCTGGCTCCGCCAACACCGAGCAAACGCAATGGCGACCTCGATGTGTCCTATATCGAGGAAGTCTGCCAGCAGATTGGCAAGGTTCTGCCGGAGAAAGCCACGCGGCACACCGTGGTGGTGCGCAGTACCGTGCTACCGGGGACGTTGCGTGGGGTGGTCATCCCGACCCTGGAGAAGTACTCGGGGCTTAAGGCCGGCAAGGACTTCGGCGTGGCAGTCAACCCGGAGTTCCTGCGCGAAAGCACGGCGATCAAGGACTACGACTTCCCGGCCATGACCGTGATCGGTGAACTCGACAGCACCTCCGGTGACCTGCTCGAAGCCATCTACAGCGAGCTGGATGCGCCGATCATCCGCAAGAGCATCGAAGTTGCGGAGATGATCAAGTACACCTGCAATGTCTGGCACGCGGCCAAGGTCACCTTCGCCAACGAGATCGGCAACATCGCCATGGCGGTCGGGGTCGATGGGCGCGAGGTGATGGATGTGATCTGTCAGGACCACAAGCTCAACCTGTCCAAGTACTACATGAAACCCGGCTTCGCCTTTGGTGGCTCTTGCCTGCCCAAGGATGTGCGCGCGCTGGCCTATCGGGCCAACCAGCTGGATGTCGACTCGCCGCTGCTCAACTCACTGATGCGCAGCAACAGTGGCCAGGTGCAGAAAGCCTTCAACATCATCGCTGGCTTCGACAAACGCAAGGTGGCGCTGCTGGGGTTGAGCTTCAAGGCCGGCACCGATGACCTGCGCGAAAGCCCGCTGGTGGAGCTGGCGGAGATGCTGATCGGCAAGGGCTTCGACCTGCAGATCTATGACCGCAATGTCGAGTATGCCCGGGTCCATGGGGCCAATCGCGAGTACATCGAGTCGAAAATCCCTCACGTATCTTCCTTGCTGCGCACCGACCTCGAGCAGGTGGTAGCCGATGCGGATGTGATCGTGCTGGGCAATGGCGATGAACTGTTCGCCGCTGTGGTGGAGAAGCTCGCTCCGGAGAAGAAGATGCTCGATCTGGTCGGTTTCATGCGCCATACCAGTACCGAGCAACTGGTCGGTATCGGCTGGTAA
- a CDS encoding PA1571 family protein, which translates to MSLKDSNSTPQRLVPLQPQHAVGGSFIDAQGREVPITEGMIQRACRELEKHWSLPKQA; encoded by the coding sequence ATGAGCTTGAAAGACAGCAACTCCACCCCTCAACGTCTCGTCCCGTTGCAACCGCAGCACGCGGTGGGCGGCTCGTTCATTGATGCCCAGGGGCGCGAAGTACCGATCACCGAAGGCATGATCCAACGCGCCTGTCGCGAATTGGAAAAGCACTGGTCGCTGCCCAAACAAGCCTGA
- a CDS encoding MATE family efflux transporter, which produces MSALSRPARVHTELRALLKLATPIIIAQLANTAMGFVDTVMAGRVSPHDLAAVALGNSLWVPVFLLMTGILLATTAKVAQRFGAGQESDIGALVRQGLWLGLAVGCGSAALLWNATPVLRLMDVDPSLIEPAMGYLRGVACGFPAVALYYVLRCYSDGLGHTRPSMVLSLCGLLLNIPLNYVLIYGKLGLPALGGVGCGWATGIVMWCMLLGMLWWVNWAPFYKPSQLFSRFDWPQWPVIRRLLSVGVPIGVSVFAESSIFAVIALLIGSLGATVVAGHQIALNFSSLIFMIPYSLGMAATVRVGQALGRGEPRNARFSAGVAMGTALGYACLSASLVLLLREQIAQIYTPDPAVIAIAATLMVYSALFQFSDAVQVTAAGALRGYQDTRATMLFTLFAYWGIGLPVGYGLGLADWFGEPSGPSGLWQGLIVGLTCAAVLLGIRLARSARRRIRAQSSSATVAAKAVQ; this is translated from the coding sequence ATGTCCGCCCTGTCCCGCCCCGCCCGCGTCCACACCGAACTGCGCGCCCTGCTCAAACTGGCCACGCCAATCATCATCGCCCAGCTGGCCAACACCGCCATGGGCTTCGTCGATACCGTGATGGCCGGACGCGTCAGCCCCCATGACCTGGCCGCCGTGGCTCTGGGCAACTCGCTGTGGGTGCCGGTGTTCCTGCTGATGACCGGCATTCTCCTGGCCACCACGGCCAAGGTGGCGCAACGCTTCGGTGCCGGCCAGGAAAGCGACATCGGCGCGCTGGTGCGTCAGGGTCTGTGGCTGGGCCTGGCGGTGGGTTGCGGCTCGGCCGCCCTGCTGTGGAACGCCACGCCGGTGCTGCGCCTGATGGACGTCGACCCCAGCCTGATCGAACCGGCCATGGGCTACCTGCGCGGCGTCGCCTGCGGTTTCCCGGCAGTGGCGCTGTATTACGTGCTGCGTTGCTACAGCGATGGCCTCGGTCATACCCGACCGAGCATGGTCCTGAGCCTGTGCGGCCTGCTGCTGAACATCCCGCTCAACTATGTGCTGATCTACGGCAAGCTCGGCCTGCCGGCGCTGGGCGGCGTGGGCTGCGGCTGGGCCACCGGCATCGTCATGTGGTGCATGCTGCTGGGCATGCTGTGGTGGGTGAACTGGGCGCCGTTCTACAAGCCCAGCCAGCTGTTCAGCCGTTTCGACTGGCCGCAGTGGCCGGTCATTCGCCGTCTGCTCAGCGTGGGCGTGCCGATCGGCGTGTCGGTGTTCGCCGAGTCGAGCATCTTCGCCGTGATCGCCCTGCTGATCGGCAGCCTGGGCGCCACCGTGGTGGCCGGGCACCAGATCGCCCTCAACTTCAGCTCGCTGATCTTCATGATTCCCTACTCGCTGGGCATGGCCGCCACCGTGCGCGTCGGCCAGGCGCTGGGGCGCGGCGAGCCGCGCAATGCGCGTTTTTCCGCCGGGGTGGCGATGGGCACCGCGCTGGGCTATGCCTGCCTGTCCGCCAGCCTGGTGTTGCTGCTGCGCGAACAGATCGCGCAGATATACACACCAGACCCGGCGGTGATCGCCATCGCCGCCACCCTGATGGTCTATTCGGCACTGTTCCAGTTCTCCGATGCGGTACAGGTCACCGCCGCCGGCGCCCTGCGCGGCTACCAGGACACCCGCGCGACCATGCTCTTCACCCTGTTCGCCTACTGGGGCATCGGCCTGCCGGTAGGCTATGGCCTGGGCCTGGCCGACTGGTTCGGCGAGCCTTCCGGGCCCAGCGGGCTGTGGCAGGGGCTGATCGTCGGGCTGACCTGCGCGGCCGTCCTGCTCGGCATTCGCCTGGCGCGCAGCGCGCGCCGGCGTATACGCGCTCAGTCGTCGAGTGCGACGGTGGCGGCCAAAGCAGTCCAATAG
- a CDS encoding gamma-glutamylcyclotransferase family protein, whose translation MPYYFAYGSNMNPARMQARGLRVEEALSGHLPGFALCFNKRAHDHPGRAYANIRHQLGGVVEGVLYRLADQHEIFKLDHFEGTPVYYSRERLAVQTERGPITAWVYIANPFWRSEGLAPSRAYLEHLLAGREYLSADYWTALAATVALDD comes from the coding sequence ATGCCGTACTACTTCGCCTATGGCTCCAACATGAACCCGGCGCGCATGCAGGCGCGCGGATTGCGGGTGGAGGAGGCGCTGTCCGGGCATTTGCCGGGCTTTGCCCTGTGCTTCAACAAGCGCGCCCATGACCATCCTGGCCGCGCCTACGCCAATATTCGCCATCAGCTCGGCGGCGTGGTCGAAGGCGTGCTGTATCGTCTGGCCGACCAGCACGAGATCTTCAAGCTGGATCACTTCGAAGGCACCCCGGTGTACTACAGCCGCGAGCGCCTGGCGGTGCAGACCGAGCGGGGGCCGATCACCGCCTGGGTCTATATCGCCAACCCGTTCTGGCGCAGCGAGGGGCTGGCCCCCAGTCGCGCTTATCTGGAACACCTGCTGGCCGGGCGCGAGTACCTTTCTGCTGACTATTGGACTGCTTTGGCCGCCACCGTCGCACTCGACGACTGA